The genomic segment TGCGATACCCGGACGACGGGCGGTTGAACGCACCGGGAACGGAGAACGCCGGGAACACCGTCCGGCGACGCGCCCCGAGCGGCCCGGACCCGTGCGCTCGCGCGGGGTTCCCCGCGGCCGCTGCCGCGGGGAACCCCGCTCCGTCAGAAGGCGCTCCAGGTGAACGCGACCTTGTCGCCCGCCTTCAGCCGGAACTGGCAGCCGCCCACCGGGGTCGGGGCGCCGTTCACCGAGATGTTCCAGTACGCCGTGGCGCCGCCGCTGACGCCCTTGATCGTGTCCACGCTGAAGTCGTCGAAGGACGGGTACCAGGTGCCGTCCCAGGTGAAGTGTCTCTTCCTGGCGGCGTCGTCGAGCGTGGCGGTCGGCGTGGCACCCGCGTTCGGGTTCTGGCCGCCGTTGGTGCCGTCACAGGTGTGGGTGCCGCCGGTTGCGGTGGTGACGTCGTGGCCCCTGGTCCGGACATGGCCCTTGAAGAGGACGCCGTCGGGCCCCTGCACGTTCAGGGATACCGTGATCGGCGCGTTGGCGCGTACGCCGTGGCCGTGCGCGGTGGCGGGAGCGGCGGCGGTGACGGTGAGGCCGAGTACGGCCGTCGATATGGCGAGGGTGCGGGCCAGACGCTGGCGCATGGTGATGCCTTCCGGTGTGTACGGGCCCGGCGCGGGACCCCGTACACCCGGCGCACGGGGATTCCCCGGCCGCGTTCCGGACGGAGGCGGCGGGGACCGGTGAACCAGGGGCCCGGGGCTTCACGCCGCAGACCGTGGCGGTGAGAAGCGGTACGCGTGGCGCGTCGGGATCTCCGGCTCGCGGCGCGTGTCGCGCCGCACACGGTTGCAGGTCAGTGCCGGATTCCCACCGGCTTTCCCCAGTCGCGCACGCATTCGGTTGTGGCTCCGGAATCGTCCGAAGTAGCTGGATCGTATGACAGTACGAGGTGGGGCGGGCGCGAATCCGGGTTTTCGTGTTCCTCGAACTCCCTTGGGGCCGCCTGGTGTTCATCTCACGGTCGGTCGTCGGCGAACCTGACCGGTGCCTGGAAGCGGGCCTTGCGGGCCGCGCGGCGGAAGGTGGCGAGGACGGCGGGTCCGGCCAGGACGACGCAGACGAAGTTGGTGACGGCGCGACCGGTGTCCCAGCCGAGCGAGGTGGCCAGGTCGAACGCGAGATAGCGCTGCCACTGCTCGGTGAAGGGGAGCCCCGGCAGATAGGCGATCGAGCTGTTCGGATCGAGGGAGAAGGGCCAGAAGGAGAGGTTGAGCAGAAAACCGAAGAGGTAGCCGGAGACCGATCCGTATCCGGCCAGCAGCAGGATCTCGCGGCGGCCGGTGGCCCGGGGCAGCAGTCCGGCCAGCATGCCCACGAAGGCGCAGCCGAACATCTGGTACGGCATCCACGGGCCGACCCCGCCGGTGATCAGCGCCGACGCGAACAGCGAGGTGCAGCCGAGGGTGAAGCCGAACCCGGGACCGTACACCCGGCCCGCCAGGACCAGCACGAAGAACACCGTCTCGATGCCCGCCGTGCCCGCGCCGAGCGGGCGCAACGCCGCGTTGACGGCGGAGAGCACCCCGAGCATGGCCAGCGCCTTGGAGCTGATGCCACCCTCGGCGATCTCGGACATCACGACGCAGAGGACGAGGACGAGCAGCACGCCGAAGATGAGCGGCGGCGCGTAGTTCGAGCCGAAGGTGCCCGGTGCGACGAGGAAGGGCCAGAAGAACGCGACCAGTCCCAGGAAGCCCGCCATCGCGATCACCAGGCCGGCGCGCGGAGTGACCCGGATGGCCGTCGTGGCACGCCCGATCATGAACCCGCCTCGTCACGGGTGAGTACGGACGTCACCTGATCTGCCGTCAGGTACGGGAGCGGTGCGAGGATCTTCGCCACCTGAGGGGCGAACACGGGCGAGGCG from the Streptomyces sp. AM 4-1-1 genome contains:
- a CDS encoding DUF4430 domain-containing protein, which gives rise to MRQRLARTLAISTAVLGLTVTAAAPATAHGHGVRANAPITVSLNVQGPDGVLFKGHVRTRGHDVTTATGGTHTCDGTNGGQNPNAGATPTATLDDAARKRHFTWDGTWYPSFDDFSVDTIKGVSGGATAYWNISVNGAPTPVGGCQFRLKAGDKVAFTWSAF
- a CDS encoding ECF transporter S component, which encodes MIGRATTAIRVTPRAGLVIAMAGFLGLVAFFWPFLVAPGTFGSNYAPPLIFGVLLVLVLCVVMSEIAEGGISSKALAMLGVLSAVNAALRPLGAGTAGIETVFFVLVLAGRVYGPGFGFTLGCTSLFASALITGGVGPWMPYQMFGCAFVGMLAGLLPRATGRREILLLAGYGSVSGYLFGFLLNLSFWPFSLDPNSSIAYLPGLPFTEQWQRYLAFDLATSLGWDTGRAVTNFVCVVLAGPAVLATFRRAARKARFQAPVRFADDRP